The Penaeus chinensis breed Huanghai No. 1 chromosome 21, ASM1920278v2, whole genome shotgun sequence genome has a window encoding:
- the LOC125036677 gene encoding BTB/POZ domain-containing protein At1g21780-like, producing MNRFDEAGGRMLQLPWEKNLTMVSERLWLLLTTGWRSDVTVHVQGVTMKAHRLILAMNSAVLEEKLFGQTETASNSDLILADDSPEAFYAVLEYMYGGCPSLVSVPLALRVSDLAVKYQMEDLHSACSLYIVHHMKNANYQVDSAGRLPSYRQVTSAGGSIMQGGGTAEGDQVLVEKEVPPHDY from the exons ATGAACCGCTTTGACGAGGCCGGAGGAAGAATGCTGCAGCTGCCTTGGGAGAAGAACCTCACTATGGTATCTGAGCGTCTTTGGTTGTTGCTGACTACGGGCTGGCGTTCGGATGTCACGGTTCATGTACAGGGTGTCACGATGAAg GCCCATCGACTCATCTTAGCCATGAACTCCGCTGTGTTGGAGGAAAAGCTCTTCGGCCAAACCGAAACAGCTTCGAACTCTGACCTCATTCTCGCGGATGATTCACCTGAAGCCTTCTACGCTGTCCTTGAGTATATGTACGGCGGCTGCCCTAGCCTGGTGAGCGTTCCCTTGGCTCTTAGGGTGAGCGACCTCGCCGTTAAGTACCAGATGGAAGATCTGCATTCAGCTTGTTCTTTG TACATCGTTCATCACATGAAAAACGCCAATTACCAAGTCGACAGCGCAGGTCGCCTTCCTAGCTACCGTCAG GTGACATCAGCAGGTGGCTCCATAATGCAAGGAGGAGGCACCGCAGAGGGAGATCAAGTCCTTGTCGAAAAAGAAGTTCCTCCGCATGACTATTAA